In Canis lupus baileyi chromosome 19, mCanLup2.hap1, whole genome shotgun sequence, the sequence tgttacAAGGTTGTTAGGAgtagatcctaagagttctcatcacaaggagaaaaaagttttttcttttgtttttgtttttgatatctaTATGAAATGACTAAACTTACtgtggtcatcatttcacaatacatgtAAGTCAAGTAAttatgctgtataccttaaacttatgcAGTGCTGGATGTTAATATTATCTTGATAGaactagaaaaatgaaatgctaaaaagctgaaaaaaaattagcattgcACAAATATCAAGCATTGCACAAAAAATTTATGATTTGCCAATCTTTTATCATACCTTGGAAATTACATTGTATTCTAATAGCAACagattaaaaatgatgaaataatttaCATAGATTAGAAACTGTTGGTCTATTTCTCCTACTTTATATTCAGAGATGATTACATTCTTTAGCAATCAGGGTTAAGTTAGGGAAACAAAAACTAGTCCAGTTATGATTTTTGTCTGTGTTCAATAAACTCTTAGTTTTGGAAtacttttagatttacaaaaaagTTTCAAAAGTAATACAGAGAGTTTGTATTCTATTCCCTTAATGGTAACATCTTATGTAACCTGGATGCATTTGTTAAAACTAACATTGACGCAGTACTACCGACTTTATTTAGAATTCACCAATTTACCCACACATGTCCTTTTTCTGATCCAATGCAGGATACCCATtgcatttatgattttgtttgcTTAGTCTCCTCTGATCTATGATGATTTCTCTGTTTGGTCTtctctttcatgaccttgacagttttaaaGAGTGTTATTGGTcagatattttgtaaaatgtcccttCTTTTAGATTTGTCTGAAGTTTTTTCATTAGCATGGTGTTATGGAatactccatttatttattttttaaaaatgagactcaAGACTTTATTTAGATTTGACCAGTTTTTCTGACATTGTCCTCTTTCTGTTCCAAGCTCTGGCATAGGGTATCACATTGTTTAATTGTCAAGTCTCTCCACTccctgtgacagtttctcagtctttccttgtttttcatgaccttgacagtcTTGAGGATGACTGTTTGGGCAGCCCATAGGATGTCAACAAACCTGAGTTTGTCTGATATTCTCCCCAAGATTAGATTGGGGATATGGATTTTGGAAAAAATACCTCAGAGGTGAAGCACTGCTTTTATCATATCATTTCAGAGGGTACATGAAATCTACATGAACACCCTCTTCACTTGGTTAGTTTTCTTCACTGCCAAGcactctaggttttttttttttttttaacaattttatgagatataattcacatgccatacaaTTTACCATTTAAAGTGTTATAATTCATTGCTTTTAggtatgttatatttttaatttttaaaaaatagttgttgtaatatatgtataacattttagccatttttcaGTGTACAGTTTAGTGGGTTGAATTACATTCATGATGTACAACTAATATCACTATTTCTAAAACGTTTTtttcatcccaaacagaaactatGTAATCATCAAACAATAGACCCTCATTCCCCCATGACTCCAGCCCCTGACAATCTGTAATTTACattccatctctttttaaaaaattatttttatcttattttattatttttattttcttaaatttaaaatcaattagttaacatatagtgtgttagtttcagaggtagagtttagtgattcaccagttgcatataacacccagtgctgattattatttttattttttaagtaggctccacacccaccatggggtccaatgcagagcttgaactcataaccctgagatcaagacctgagctgagatcaagagtcggatgcttagctgactgagccactgactcctgagctcagctcaggtcttggtgaGCTCAAGCCTCACTCTGGTGACCCTGATCTACATTTCCtctctgtgaatttgcctatttGGGGTActgcatataagtggaatcatataatactGGTCCTTTTGTGTAtgggttatttcacttagcataatactttcaaggttcatccatgtataGAAACACTCAAGGTATTTTAACAGAAAGAACTCAATATGGAAATTGAACAGTTAGTGGAGGACAGAAAAGGCAATCTAATACTATAGTTAAAACAGAGAGCGATCCTGTGGGACTCAGTTGACCAGCCTAGCCTGGAAACAAAGGGAAGAGCTGAAGGTATCAGATCCCAGAAGCttagaggagggagagaggggtatCATGTGGATCTGGTATCCATAGCTCTGAGGAGAGGTTGCTGATCAACTGGTGGTGGTATATGTCAGGGGGCATGATGATGCTCGTTCTGCATGTGGAGCAAAAAAGTTAGAAACTGGAATGATCTGATATTGCTGGCCACCAAAACCAGAAGATTCAAGTCATGTATCATTCCTTGTTCCTATCTTCCTCTTGTATATCATGCTGTCAGAACATAACAGGAAACCACATGGGCATAAGGAGCTTGCCTTGAAGCTGTGGGTGTGGACTGTGGGCAAGGAAGTATAGCAGGAGGGTGATTGGCTTATTTAATTGGCCAAAATGAGGATGACCTCATTTCCTATAATTGATCATCTGTAAGAACAACTTCAAAAACAGCAGACACATTTTATCCCCCAAATAACCTAGTCAATCAGAATGAAGGCAGACCAGTTTGTATTCCAAATTCGGTAGGATAGATATCCCATCACTTTTCTCATGTCTTATGGTGAACTGGAGGAGGCCTTTGAAATGGCTTAGGTGTTTGTTCCTTGTGCTTCCCTTGTTAGTagatatgctttttaaaaataaaaaaattattaaaaatttttcagctttattgagatataattgatgtatCACTGtttaagtttaaggtatacaacataatttgATATAGATGTATATTGTGAGGTGATTAAGAGAATACACTTTTAATATGGTTTAATGTATTCATGGATACAGGAAGTGgatttgtttttatctcttgGATTCTTTGAGTTTCCTATTTGGCTTCTAGGAACCTCAGAGCATCTTTCATTATAATGTGCACTTTTAACCTGGATCCTTCACTTTAGGCCTTCAACCTTGCCTGATATATCAGTCAGCATAAGTTAAGTTATGCTGCAATAACAAATGACCCCTGAAACACATTGCCTTATGACACCTGAAGTCTAGTCTTGGATCCATTAATTGTAGATTTTAGTGTGACTTGTGGTTTGAAGAAAAAGTTTACAAAGAACTATAAACATTGATTTTGTCTGGGGTGATGGACAAGACTTCCCTGAAGAAAGGATATTTGAACTGTGATATGAAGGATAAAGTGGTAGTTGGGAAGAATGATCTAGGCAGAGAGATCTGAGGTGAGAAAGAGCctatttttttgggggaggggggaatggaAGGCCAAAGTGattgggggaagaaagagagatgggATAGAGATGAGAACATGGGACCTAGCAGTCAAATTAAGACTGTTTTCCTTACTCAAAGGGTTGTGGGAAACCACTGGAAGATTTTAGGAAGTTGCATTGCAagtcagattttcatttttttaaaaagcaggctccttgctgggtgtggagcccagagtggggcttgaactcaccaagacctgagctgagctcaggagtcagatacttaactgactgaaccacccaggcaccccaggtcagattttcatttttaaatgatcatcCTTGCTGCTGTTAAAGAATGGCTTAGAGAACAGGTGGTGGACAGAAGTGGGTTTTCTGTGAAGCTGGCACAGCATAAGCTGCAGGTATCACACTTTCATGGGCCCCTCCAATGCCTTGGAAGAGACCTGACAATGCACTCATACAGCTGTACTAATTCTgtgttggtatttttatatttttcttagggAGGAGCTCCTCCCACAACAATTGTACAGGTCCTACAAAACCTGGATCTGCCCTTTATACTCAGTAATAATCTTTCAGGACACACTTTCAAATCCTTAGCAAATAccttgggggcgggggagaatTCTTAATCAGGAGTTTTGAAGAATTAAGCCATTGGTTCCATGCTGTCACCTATTGTGTGGGTATGGTTTTGGGTGATGAACAACCCTGACTGACTTTAGCAAAATGGGAATTTGTTGAAAGGACATTATGGCAGGAGCTGGCACACTTCTGAAAGGGTCTGGATAGTAAATACGTTGTTTGTTGTAACTACTTACACCTGCCATTTTTTGGATAAAAGGAGCCATTGATAATGTGTAAATGAGTGAGCATAACTGTGTGCCAATAAAGCTTTGTTTATAAAAACAGGTTGCAGACTGGATTTGGCAAGTGAGGCATAGTTTGCTGACCACTGTTTATTTGGAAACTCTGGAATCATTGGGTGTTTAAACCACAGGTTTTCATTTGAATGGGTGTATGGGACTCAGTATATGCATCATCCCAGATCTACTTGGCCCTGTGTACTTAACCCTGCCTCAGTCACTTGCTATGCCAGTCCCATGGATAAAGCCCTCACTGCTGCCATGGTTATTATTGCACCATAGAATGAGGAGACTTGAGTTTGCTACTTAAGAACTTGGTGACTCTAGATAAGTCCCATATGATTATGTTTCCTGAAGCGTTAAGGGGAGAAATACTTTGAGGCTACACCCAAATTCAGTGGGAAAGGTGTGATTGATTAGTCATGTCTGCTGTGGGCACCTGGGTAAGAGTGACATGGCACTCTTGCTAAATATTTATGATCCTGTAACTAGCTGATCTTCAAGGTCCCTAATGGTCCTGAAAAGCTACAGTTCTGTGTCTGGATACTTCCTCAGGAACATTCTGGAGATGACatgattatgtaaaatataacagTTTGAAATGGAAGTGTGGCCTCTAACTTAACAAATCTCCTACACATCTGCCTTTATGAAAGAGATGGGATAAGGCTCCTGATTCACTGCTCATGATAGACATGTCCAGGATGCAGTGACCATTGGGAAAAACAAACTAAATCCATAATGCTTTTAACATTAGCCTTATGTTTTAAGCACAGAGCAGATTCCAATACATACTTTTAAAGTTTGACAACTGTTTATTGAACATCCATTATGTTGATCCAAGGCTTGTTTCTGCCCTCAATCCTGTAATCATCAGTGTCTCATCCTGGGTGAGAGTGGAGAATCAATTAGGAAGAATACTGGGGGTGGTTCTTTGGAATACATATGGGTAGGAAGTAGTGAGAGAAAGGGCATCCCAGCTTGGGGAAATGGTGACAAGCAAAGCCTCAGAGGCAGGAGTGAGTAAGAAGACATTAATGCTGTTGGAAGAGTGAATTCACAGTTGGGGAGGTAGGAGATGAGTTTAGCTGATTGCTGGTACAGGGGGAATTATAAGGATGCGAGAAATCAAGATGTGGAGTTTGAtcttgatatcttttttttaaataataaattttttattggtgttcaatttgccaacatacagaataacacccagtgctcaatgtGGGGTACTGTTGTGTGTGCTTGAATGTTCTAGGTAGGTCAAGAGTTGCACATGGTGGTCAGAGGAGGGATGAAATGGGCAGGCAGAGAGGCGAGGAAGGAAGATAGTGCAAAGATGTAGACATAGAGGACAGGACTTGAGCCTGAAGAGTAACATGTAAGGGAAGGGAAGACAGATGTGAGAATTGTTCAAAGTCAGGCTATGCTGAACACAGTGCTTGGTAGCATTTGAAAGGAGATAAGAAGAAGGGAGTCATAGATAACTGCAGAATTCTGAACCTGTGGTCTGAGGATGAGGGTGCTACTTGAAAGAGGAACTGGGGAGAAAGACTCATCATTAGCCATGAATTTTCAATGATGGCAGATAGGCCCACAGGTTATTTCAGTGGGGAAGGATCAAGGCTGGAAATGGGGAGACATGAATCATAGACTTGGAAGGCAACACATTTGGTTCAAATTCCAACCCAATGCCCAATCCCACAGGGGTAGCCTTGACTGCTGGGtatcgcttaaccaactgagccacacaggcaccctgctATGTGGCATTTGACAAGCCTTTAAACCTCTTTGGGTCTCTATCACATTGTCTGCAAAATAGCAGAGTGACACTAGAGAATTAGCCATGGGTTCAACATATTCTGATTCAGAGTGGTTAAAAGCTGAAGCcttgagaagaaataaatggatggattttCTTGGAAAGAAGGCAGAGTCCAGGGCCTTGGGTAGGATCAGTTAGTAGGGAGAGACTCAGAAAAAGATGAAACAGCTCCATTAGCCAAAGAGAGCCCATGAGCTAAAAGGAGAATGATGTCAAGGTACCAGCTTGCCAAGGAAGAGGAGtcttggaaagaaagaatgattcTTGCTTTACTGATTTTCTAGGGTTTGGGAGGGAGTCTCTGGGAGATGGAAATGGATATGGTTCTCAGAAGAAGGTTATAACTCCAAGTGAAATTCAGGATCCAGTGAAATTTTGattggggtgggaggtggtgcATGGGTGTTGGTATATCAGTGGAAAATCTTGAGCTTTATCCAGTTACATTTGCATAGgtataattaataaaagaaagaaaagggtttCAGTTGAAGATAGGAACAGTGGATATACTCTTAGGTTGTATTAATAAAGGTAGAGATTCCAGTCTGAGGGAGGTGAATGTTCACGTTACTGCTATGCCTTGTACTATGCTGTGGCTGGCTTGCTTTAAGAAGGGCAGGGACAGATAGAAAGAGGACTTGTATGAGGGGTGTAATGAAAGAGGAACTGGGTAACATTTGGCTTTGGGAAGACAAGATTTTAGGGGAGTGGTGAGAACTGCCTCTAAATATTTGTGTGGCAGAGAGAGCCCTTGAAAGATAGCCTTCCCTGCCCTTTCTACTTTTACTGCAGATAGAGCCGTTTCCGAAGGGTGCTTTGGATTTCAGGATTCACTTTCCTTGGTTTTCCTTCCTGAACCAATTCTGCTTCTGCCATCCGCCGGGTCACCTGCAGCAAGAGGTGTAGTCAGCTTGGGGTTAGGTCCCTAGGGGAGCTGGTATGGTGGGCTTATAGGGAGAAGGTTAGAGAACAAGAGAGGTAGGTCTCCATTTCCTAAAATGGGAGACCTTTattgcctcttccttttttttaaaaagattttatttacttattcatgagacagagagagacagagacagagagagatacagagacacaggcagagggagaagcaggctccatgcagggagccctatgtgggacttgttcccaggactccagggtcatgccctgggccaaaggcaaacactaaaccgctgagccacccagggatcccctattaccTCTTCCTATGCCATAATCTCTATGGAATCATTGGTTGGACATATTGGACATCATTGTTATGTTTTTTCTAATCCACCAGAAAAAGCACCTAATCATTAGAAGAAGACAAAGTTTGTTCAACCAAAGGCTAaaactatggattttttttttttacagaaatttatctatatttcatctaaattatctCACATACCCTGGCTTTGGAATTTCCTGCATAAGGGAAACTCATCCCTAGGACATGGTTATTCTAGTTTCTGTGTTGGGACCTATGTTGGacttggggctgggggcaggagaaggGGAAAATGCAGAAAGTTTTGGAAGAGACTTAGCCTTCTTGCTCAGGCTGTGTGAGGGTTTCAGGTACCATGTCCCCAACTCACCTCTGTCAGTAGCTCCAGGATGGGTCCTTTCCTCTCTGTGAACACATCAACAAGGGTCTGGATGAAGCAGGAGCCCTCTTTGTCATGTCTGTATGCGATATATCCTAAGGGTTCCAGAGAAGAGGGCTCAGAAGAGCTCTGATGGGAGTGGGAAGGTTGGGGTATGTGTGGTGCAAGAGGCCCTGTTAGACAGTGGGTCCTGGAGGAGTGTCTCAGGGGTCAGGAGTGGTGGGCAAGGAGGGGGAGCAGAAGGCCACCCTGTGTCATCTAGGAGCTCATACCCTCCACGGTGGAGTAGACATGGAGGATGTCCGTGTATGTTGGGATGGTTTGAGGATTGTCCTTTGTGATCATCACAATATCGTCTCCACTTACTGTTTCACCGGGGTCCCTTTGTTCTGAAACATCAAGAAGAGGAAAAGGCAAAGTTAGAGAAAAAGATGGGGAAAGGAGGTCAACCTAAGACAGCCTGGCAAACCAAGGCTTAGATGACGCTCTGGAGCTAGGGTGAAACTGGATGAGGAACACAAACTCTGTGTTCTTGGCTTTGTCCCCACCTCCTCGACAGGCCTGCACGATGTACACCTTAGGCTTGGCTCTTAGGGCCCGGCAATTCTTGTTGTTCAGAACCTTGAAGAGGTCTTCCAGCTCCACCATTTCTCCGTCCTCCCCTTTGAGGCGACCTTCCAGCCCATGTGCCATGAGCACCACAAAAGCACAGCTGATGAAGTCATCCCTGGCATCCATGGCCTGCTGAAATTTGTCCAGCTCTTCCTGGAATTGCTAGAGAGGAATGGCCAGATTCAGGTGTGGCCCCAGAGCCCACCTTCTGGGCCAGTCCCCTCCCTTATTGGTCTGGGGCTGACAGCACAATACCTGGGCGGTGGGGTCTCTCTTCATGGTGCTCTCAAACCCCAGCTGCTGGAACATGCGTTCCAGAGCATCCAGGTCTGCCTCTGAGCCTTCCCGGGCTTTGGTGACGCACAG encodes:
- the CASP14 gene encoding caspase-14 isoform X2, which encodes MSGARLALTLCVTKAREGSEADLDALERMFQQLGFESTMKRDPTAQQFQEELDKFQQAMDARDDFISCAFVVLMAHGLEGRLKGEDGEMVELEDLFKVLNNKNCRALRAKPKVYIVQACRGEQRDPGETVSGDDIVMITKDNPQTIPTYTDILHVYSTVEGYIAYRHDKEGSCFIQTLVDVFTERKGPILELLTEVTRRMAEAELVQEGKPRKVNPEIQSTLRKRLYLQ
- the CASP14 gene encoding caspase-14 isoform X1 — encoded protein: MSNPQPLEEEAYDMSGARLALTLCVTKAREGSEADLDALERMFQQLGFESTMKRDPTAQQFQEELDKFQQAMDARDDFISCAFVVLMAHGLEGRLKGEDGEMVELEDLFKVLNNKNCRALRAKPKVYIVQACRGEQRDPGETVSGDDIVMITKDNPQTIPTYTDILHVYSTVEGYIAYRHDKEGSCFIQTLVDVFTERKGPILELLTEVTRRMAEAELVQEGKPRKVNPEIQSTLRKRLYLQ